In the Pseudomonadota bacterium genome, one interval contains:
- the serA gene encoding phosphoglycerate dehydrogenase: MKVLISDKMSPKGLEVFKQFPELEVDVKVGMSPEELAEVIGRYDGLAIRSATKVTSEIIAAADKLKVVGRAGIGVDNVDIEAATRRGIVVMNTPKGNTITTAEHTLSMMLSLSRNIPQATQSMKAGKWEKNRFMGKELFNKTLGVVGLGNIGSIVADRARGLKMKVIAYDPFISEERATKMGIERVSLEELYQRADYISVHTPMTSETRHMINKESFARMKEGVRILNCARGGIINEGDLYEALKSGVVAGAAFDVFEQEPPSADHPLLSLDNFICTPHLGASTDEAQVNVAITVAEQIADYLLNGTITNALNVPSVSAEVLKVVGPYLTLAEKMGLFYSQICESGTCGLSEVRVEYKGKVAELNQAPITTALLKGLLTPIVGTVVNFVNAPAIAKDRGIMVTESKTEEAGNFSSMISLVGSSNGESFTVSGALFGKTEPRIVRINKFEIEALPVGHILVIYAHDKPGVIGSIGSYLGENQVNIGKMQFGREHAGGMSISMVQVDSPITEEILDGLLQKPNIVSVKEIYL; this comes from the coding sequence AAGGTATTAATCAGTGATAAAATGTCCCCCAAGGGGCTGGAAGTTTTCAAACAGTTTCCCGAGCTTGAAGTGGATGTCAAGGTTGGCATGTCCCCGGAAGAGCTTGCTGAGGTTATCGGCCGGTATGATGGCCTGGCGATTCGCAGTGCCACCAAAGTCACCAGTGAGATTATTGCTGCTGCCGACAAACTGAAAGTGGTTGGTCGGGCCGGGATCGGGGTGGATAACGTCGATATTGAAGCGGCTACCAGGCGCGGTATTGTGGTGATGAATACCCCCAAAGGAAACACCATTACCACGGCGGAGCATACCCTTTCCATGATGTTGTCCCTGAGCCGCAATATTCCCCAGGCTACCCAGTCAATGAAGGCGGGGAAATGGGAAAAAAACCGGTTCATGGGCAAGGAATTATTCAATAAAACTCTCGGAGTAGTTGGTCTTGGCAATATCGGCAGCATTGTAGCGGACCGGGCCCGGGGCCTGAAAATGAAGGTGATTGCCTACGATCCTTTTATTTCCGAGGAACGGGCCACTAAAATGGGCATTGAACGGGTCAGCCTGGAAGAGTTATATCAGCGTGCTGATTATATCAGTGTTCATACGCCGATGACCAGTGAAACCCGCCATATGATTAACAAAGAATCTTTTGCCAGGATGAAAGAAGGGGTGCGAATACTCAACTGTGCCCGGGGTGGCATTATCAATGAAGGCGATCTTTACGAAGCCTTGAAGTCGGGAGTGGTGGCCGGGGCGGCCTTTGATGTTTTTGAGCAGGAACCGCCGTCTGCCGACCATCCGCTTCTCAGCCTGGATAATTTTATCTGTACGCCGCATCTTGGAGCTTCCACCGATGAGGCCCAGGTGAATGTGGCCATAACCGTAGCGGAGCAGATTGCTGATTATCTGCTGAATGGGACCATAACCAATGCCCTGAATGTTCCCAGCGTCAGTGCTGAAGTATTAAAAGTTGTGGGGCCGTACCTGACCCTGGCTGAGAAGATGGGTCTTTTTTATTCCCAGATCTGCGAAAGCGGTACCTGCGGTCTCAGTGAAGTGCGGGTTGAATATAAGGGCAAGGTTGCTGAACTTAACCAGGCACCTATTACCACCGCTCTGCTGAAAGGCTTGCTGACCCCCATAGTTGGTACTGTGGTGAATTTTGTCAATGCACCGGCTATTGCCAAAGACCGGGGGATTATGGTGACCGAATCCAAAACCGAGGAGGCGGGTAACTTTTCCAGCATGATCAGTCTGGTCGGCAGCAGTAACGGGGAGTCTTTTACGGTTTCCGGAGCCTTGTTTGGTAAAACCGAGCCGCGGATTGTCCGGATTAACAAGTTTGAAATTGAAGCGCTGCCGGTGGGTCATATCCTGGTTATTTATGCCCATGACAAACCTGGTGTGATTGGCAGTATCGGCTCTTATCTGGGTGAAAATCAGGTTAATATCGGTAAGATGCAGTTTGGTCGGGAACATGCCGGCGGCATGTCCATTTCCATGGTTCAGGTTGATTCTCCTATAACTGAGGAAATACTTGATGGCCTATTGCAAAAACCCAACATTGTTTCGGTGAAAGAAATATATCTATAA
- a CDS encoding adenylosuccinate synthase produces MANVVLIGTQWGDEGKGKIVDLWTAQADMVVRFQGGNNAGHTLIIDGEKFVFHLIPSGILHTGTQCVIGSGVVVDPAILLDEMEQLRSQGYEKALERLVISDEAHIILPTHRLIDMAREAGLGCRKIGTTGRGIGPAYEDKMSRCGLRFIDLQLGGEHLKERLYAIVERHNQLLEKIYGEKAVSPAEVLEEIERAAEILRPMVRKTPYLLQEAVDNEQNILFEGAQGTLLDIDHGTFPFVTSSSTVAANACAASGFGMNRISQVAGVIKAYTTRVGEGPFPTELKDENGGWLRQKGGEFGATTGRPRRCGWLDLIGLRYAVMVNGLDSFVVTKLDVLSGLETIGVCEAYEYQGQRLNYFPSSIEMLKACSPVYRQLPGWQEDITGILFFDDLPENARNYILFMEKQLGIPALVVSVGPDREQTIIRGNPFTL; encoded by the coding sequence ATGGCAAACGTAGTACTGATCGGCACTCAATGGGGCGATGAGGGCAAAGGCAAAATTGTTGATTTGTGGACCGCGCAGGCTGATATGGTGGTTCGTTTCCAGGGCGGGAATAATGCCGGCCACACCCTGATCATTGATGGGGAAAAATTTGTTTTTCATCTTATTCCTTCGGGTATTCTGCATACCGGAACTCAATGTGTTATCGGCAGCGGAGTAGTGGTGGATCCGGCCATTTTGCTGGATGAAATGGAGCAACTGCGGTCCCAGGGGTATGAAAAAGCGCTGGAACGGCTGGTTATCAGTGATGAAGCCCATATTATTCTGCCGACCCATCGATTGATTGACATGGCCCGCGAGGCCGGCTTGGGATGCCGGAAAATCGGCACCACCGGCCGGGGTATCGGGCCGGCTTATGAAGATAAAATGAGCCGCTGCGGCCTGCGTTTTATTGATCTGCAACTAGGTGGAGAACATCTGAAAGAGCGGCTCTATGCCATCGTTGAACGCCACAATCAACTGTTGGAAAAAATTTACGGGGAGAAAGCGGTTTCTCCCGCAGAGGTTCTTGAAGAAATTGAACGGGCTGCGGAAATCTTGCGGCCCATGGTCAGGAAAACGCCTTACCTGCTGCAGGAAGCGGTTGACAATGAGCAGAATATTCTTTTCGAAGGAGCCCAGGGGACGCTGCTGGATATTGATCACGGTACTTTTCCTTTTGTTACCTCATCGTCCACAGTGGCGGCCAATGCTTGTGCTGCCAGTGGCTTTGGCATGAACCGGATCAGCCAGGTGGCCGGGGTTATCAAGGCCTATACCACCAGGGTTGGCGAAGGACCTTTTCCCACTGAACTGAAGGATGAAAATGGTGGCTGGCTGCGGCAAAAAGGTGGCGAATTTGGGGCTACTACCGGGAGGCCACGGCGTTGTGGCTGGCTTGACCTGATCGGCCTGCGCTATGCGGTAATGGTAAATGGCCTGGACAGCTTTGTGGTTACCAAACTGGATGTTCTTTCCGGACTGGAGACCATCGGCGTCTGTGAAGCCTATGAATACCAGGGACAGCGCCTGAATTATTTTCCTTCTTCCATCGAAATGTTGAAAGCATGCTCTCCCGTTTACCGGCAATTGCCCGGCTGGCAGGAAGATATAACCGGGATACTGTTTTTTGATGATCTGCCGGAGAATGCCCGGAATTATATCCTTTTTATGGAAAAACAGCTGGGTATTCCGGCGCTGGTGGTTTCTGTGGGGCCGGATCGGGAACAGACCATCATCAGGGGCAATCCTTTTACGCTATAA
- a CDS encoding YgjP-like metallopeptidase domain-containing protein, producing the protein MKKKSFQLHLDGIGPVCFRSSLRARRLSISVIPFQGVRVSVPAGMSLTRAEQAVRTRKAWIEKHRLHIQEIEKKCRALQQQAEAVNPHEARKSLILRLNQLAERHGFSFNRISIRRQQTRWGSCSAANNISLNIKLTLLPDELRDFIIVHELVHTKVKNHGKKFWDKLEAIIPRARFLDQQLKSYSGLLFLP; encoded by the coding sequence ATGAAGAAGAAATCTTTTCAGCTCCATCTTGACGGGATTGGCCCGGTTTGTTTTCGCTCCAGTCTCCGGGCCAGACGTCTCAGTATCTCTGTAATTCCTTTCCAGGGTGTCCGGGTTTCAGTGCCTGCAGGGATGTCGCTGACGAGGGCAGAGCAGGCAGTGCGGACCAGGAAGGCATGGATAGAAAAACACCGCTTACATATACAAGAGATTGAAAAGAAGTGTAGGGCCCTGCAGCAACAGGCAGAAGCGGTTAACCCTCATGAAGCCAGGAAGTCATTGATTTTACGGTTGAATCAGCTGGCCGAAAGACACGGCTTCAGTTTTAATCGGATATCTATTCGTCGGCAGCAGACCAGGTGGGGGAGTTGTTCGGCGGCCAACAATATCAGCCTCAATATAAAGCTTACCCTTTTGCCGGATGAATTACGGGATTTCATTATTGTTCATGAGTTGGTGCATACAAAAGTGAAAAATCACGGGAAAAAATTCTGGGATAAACTGGAGGCGATTATTCCTCGGGCCAGGTTCTTGGACCAGCAGCTCAAATCTTACAGCGGTTTGCTGTTTCTTCCTTAG